A region of bacterium DNA encodes the following proteins:
- a CDS encoding polysaccharide biosynthesis/export family protein — MKPAILILSFAFVAAFSAPSFAQSVRYDLTGPLDEVYIPYDYPIGKGDRLRVTIDTGTAAEYFPMVGRNGNVILPIVGSVPVEGMTMNEATELLTELFSKYYREVYLNVQVQNPARIKIFLRGDVPAPGVYIVYSHTSFIELLQAVGLANSGAHRRFVHFRRKDGGYAASDVPALEKESEETYVKTEIDPLAITVGGKVGQNFLLRDGDIIEVEPPGKTVKITGTLRPGVYEILQGETLKNLLEISGSVDPYLDLGNAIVERHAPGGALERILLDFEPYADGEAPPDLELQNRDEIKIIARESRVFVIGSVNMPGAIPHAQNMSVLDYLSIAGPTDQAYLPKVIIIRQPRDAGKPITENEIIKVDMKALTKGKEPPSDYTIRPGDVIFVPDRDSRLDWRDVISMLSTLFIGINALR, encoded by the coding sequence GTGAAACCTGCGATTTTAATTTTGTCTTTCGCGTTCGTTGCGGCTTTTTCCGCACCTTCGTTCGCGCAATCCGTCCGGTACGATTTAACCGGCCCGCTGGACGAGGTTTACATCCCTTACGATTATCCGATAGGAAAAGGCGACAGGCTGCGCGTGACCATAGACACCGGCACCGCAGCGGAATACTTCCCGATGGTCGGCCGCAACGGGAACGTTATCCTGCCGATCGTGGGTTCCGTTCCCGTTGAAGGTATGACGATGAACGAGGCCACCGAGCTTCTGACGGAGCTGTTTTCCAAGTATTACCGGGAAGTTTATCTTAACGTACAGGTGCAGAATCCCGCCAGGATCAAAATTTTTCTCAGGGGGGACGTGCCTGCGCCGGGAGTGTACATCGTCTATTCGCATACCAGCTTCATTGAGCTCCTTCAAGCGGTAGGACTGGCGAATTCCGGCGCGCACCGCCGGTTCGTTCATTTCAGACGCAAAGACGGCGGCTATGCGGCGTCGGACGTTCCAGCCCTTGAGAAGGAATCGGAAGAGACTTACGTCAAGACCGAAATCGATCCGCTGGCCATTACGGTCGGCGGTAAAGTCGGCCAGAACTTCCTGTTGCGCGACGGAGACATTATAGAGGTGGAGCCGCCCGGGAAGACGGTCAAAATCACGGGTACTCTGCGTCCGGGCGTTTATGAAATTCTTCAGGGGGAAACACTAAAAAACCTCCTTGAAATTTCCGGAAGCGTTGATCCGTACCTCGACCTTGGAAACGCAATAGTGGAGCGCCACGCTCCCGGCGGCGCGTTGGAACGGATTTTATTGGATTTCGAGCCGTATGCGGACGGTGAAGCGCCTCCCGATTTAGAGCTGCAAAACAGGGATGAAATCAAAATCATCGCCAGGGAATCCCGCGTCTTCGTCATAGGAAGCGTGAATATGCCGGGAGCCATTCCTCACGCCCAAAACATGTCCGTTCTCGATTATCTTTCGATCGCCGGACCGACGGATCAAGCGTATCTGCCGAAGGTGATAATCATCAGGCAGCCCAGGGACGCCGGCAAGCCGATTACGGAAAACGAAATAATCAAAGTTGATATGAAAGCTCTGACCAAGGGCAAGGAGCCTCCGTCCGACTACACTATCCGGCCGGGCGACGTGATCTTCGTTCCGGATCGCGATTCAAGGCTCGACTGGCGCGACGTCATTTCTATGCTGAGCACGCTGTTCATCGGGATTAATGCGCTGAGGTAG